TGAGATGAAGGAGTGGGCGGATGCGATGAATAAGCTGAAAGAAGCAAATCTCGCTCCAGCAACCGGTGCCATTACCGTGGGGGACAATCGTCTGAAATCATCTCTGTCTCTTTCAGTGCCAAGTATCGCGAAAGTTGCTCAGGTGGTGCAGGAGATCCAGGCAAAACAGGCAATGGAACAAATGAAACAGCAGCAGGAACAGGAAGCGACCGAGCAGCCTGCGTCATCCGAGCCGATGTAGTCTCACATTCCGGAAAAGGTGCTTTAGCTATATACCCAGCCTAGAGTATGCAAAGTTTCGATGTCGCAGTTGTGGGGTCAGGCCATAACGGCATGATCTCAGCAGCGTATCTTGCGCAGGCAGGTCATTCTGTAGCTGTCTTTGAGCGTCGCCCCATTGTTGGAGGTGCAGTTTGCACCCAGACCGATCTTATACCAGGATATCGTATCGATGTGGGCAGCTCTGCGCATGTCATGATTCATCAAACGCCGGTTATTAAAGATTTGGAACTGGATAAGTTTGGGTTGGAATACATTGAAATGGATCCATGGGCGTTTTATCCTCTGCCGGGTGGTGAGGAATCGATCTCCTTTTACCGCAGTGTTGATAAAACCTGTGAGAGCATTGCCAGAATAAGCCCCAAAGATGCGAAGGCCTATCGGGAGTTTGTTGAAGCTTGGGGAAAACTGAATAAGGGCGTTTTTGAGGTATTTCTGAAATCGCCAACCCCGTGGAATATGGTCAGCACCATGTTTGGGCGTTCCCTGAAGGGAAGCGACCGCATGAACATGATCCGCAAGCTGATGGGGCCGTATGGTCAGTTGGTGCTCGAAACATTTGAGCATGAAGCGGTCAGGACAGCGATTATCTGGCTGGCAGCTCAGTCTGGACCACCACCTTCCGAAGCGGCGAGTGGAGATTTTGCGGGATGGCATTCCATGTACCATCAGAGCGGGATGAAGCGTGCCAAGGGTGGTAGTGGTGCCCTGACCCAAGCCCTGAAGAAGCGTATTATTGCCGATGGCGGTAAGGTTTTTGAAGACGCTCCTGTGGTCAAGATTATGACCGATGGCTCAGGGCGTGCAAAAGGCGTCGAGCTTGAGTCTGGAGAACGCTACGAAGCCAAGGCAGTCATTGCCGCCTGCCACATTAAGACCACGATCGAGAATCTGCTGTCGGATGCAAAAGAGTTACCTGAGTCAACGCGTACGCGCTGTGGGCAATTACGAATTGGCAATGGCTTTGGTATGATTGTTCGTTGTGCCATGAGTGGCCTGCCTGAGTATCCAGGGCAGACTGTTGATGAGCGTGGGGTATGTCCTGGGCATAACGGTCTGCAATTGCTTTGCCCCTCACGGGAGGCTTTGGATTCCGCCTATGGTGATTACATGCGTGGTGAACCACCAAAGAAGCCGATTCCTCTGGTCATGACATTTTCAAGCATTGACGAGACGCTGGCTCCGGAAGGGAAGCATGTCATGTTTGTTTGGGGCCAATATCACGCTTATGAGCTGCGCAATGGAGAAAACTGGGACGACATTGCTGAGCGTGAAGCAGACAAACTACTTGCCGCTGTTGATGAATACGCACCAGGAACTTCGGCCAAGGTTTTGGACCGCTACATTCAGACTCCTTTACAGATCGAACGAATCCATGGGATGCATCGCGGTAATGTCATGCACCTGGAAATGTCTTTCGACCAGATGTTTTGTTTTCGGCCCATGCCTGAACTGGCTAATTACAAAGTCCCGGAGATCAAAGGCCTCTACTTAACTGGAGCGAGCACTCACCCGGGCGGTGGCGTTTGGGGAGCCAGTGGTCACAATACGGCGAAGCTGATGCTCAAAGAGCGCAAGCAGTGGAGTTAGAGCTTCGTTAGCTAAGTTCATTACATAACGATCTCGAATGACAAAAAGCATACAGCCACATATGAAATGCGGATGAACTCAGATTGGATTTAAGATATCCATCATTTTATCAGTGAAAATCCGCGTTTTATCCGCGGCTAAGAAAAATATCTCTCGGTGTTCTCTGTGGCAAATGAGTTATCTATAATGTGTTACAGTAGTCTATCGAATCGCCTGATGAATCGCGACGATACCGAAGGTGAGGGGAGTGGCCTCCACACGGGAGAACCCGGCCTGAAGGATTTGCTCGGATAAACTTTTGCGGCTTGGGAAGGACTCGATGGAATTTGCGAGATAATCATATGCATCGCGCTTTCCGCAGATCACCCGGGCAATGACAGGGAGGATGGCTTTCAAGTAGATGTAGTAAAACGGTTTAAACCAGTTGTATGGCTGGGAAAATTCCAGAATGAATGCGCTCCCTCCCGGCCGTAAAGCGCGTTGCATTTCGGAAAGGCCGCGCTGGCGGTCTTCAAAGTTTCTCACACCAAATGAGATGGTGATGACATCGACACTCTCATCTTCCAATGGCAAATCCATGCAGTCGCCGATGCGAAAGGGAATTTTCTCATAGTTCGGTTTCGAGTGCTTCTTTTCTTCTGCCAGATCGAGCATAGGCTGACAGAAATCCATCCCGGTGATGTTCACGCTCTCGTCCAGATGATCACTCAGGACAAAGGCGACATCACCGCTGCCGGTAGCCAGATCCACGACATCTTTTGGGGCACACTTTGCGACTTTTTTGGCCAGGCGATGTCGCCAGTAGTAATCCACGCCTCCACTCAGCAGGTGGTTGGCCCGGTCATAGCTTGGTGCCACTTCGCTGAACATGGCATTGATGGTTTCTCCTTTTGGCATGATTAGGTAACAACAAAGTGAAAAATCCCAAAGGTGCAAATTTCATATTCGACCATCTTGGGGTCTGCTGATTTCCTTTTCAGCGAACTGTATTCATTAACACTAAACACACTATTATTATGAGTGAAGATCCTGGAAAAGGCCCTGGTTTCGTTGGTTGGAACGAACTGATGACTCCGAATCTCGATGAATCCCTCGAATTTTACAGCAAAGTCTTTGGCTGGACTTTCGATGACTGGCCCATGCCTGATGGAATGACTTACAAGGTAGCCATGGTGGATAATAAGCCTGTTGCCGGCATCATGCCAAGAACCCCGGATGTCCCGGCTGATGCCCCACCTATGTGGACTGCTTATATTAACGTCGAAGACTGCGATGCAACCTTGACCACTGCAGTCGAAGGCGGTGCCACTGTGCTTTACCCCGCCACAGATATGGAAGGCATCGGACGTTTTGCCGTGATTCAAGACCCGCACGGAGCCGTCATTGCCTTCATCAAATACAAACCAAACTGCTAATAAATTAATCGCTCAGTTTCATTTTCTTCACAGCCGGCCCGGTTCATTCCGAAGCCGGCTTTTGTTTGGTAGCTCGTAGCGAGACGCGCGGAATGTCACCTTTGTCGCATGGATGAGCTTATGCGTGCCAGAGAAAGTGCCGATTGGAGCGATGTTGGTGATCCTAGTCGTAATGAGATCGTATGTGGTAGCGCCCAGCGTCCTCGCTGGGCATGTGCTGAAACCACATGCTTACCCATACCCATGCTGTATGCCCGGCGGGGACGCCGGGCGCTACCTTGATTGAGATGTAACGAACAGACAGGAGAGCCCGACGAAGCTCTCAGTCGTTTTCTTTTTTGTCGGCTTCGCCTTCCGTCGTTTCGCTGGGGCTTGGTGTGGCGGTTTCTTTGGCTTCACGCTCCTCAGCTTCCTTGAAGCTGGCGACGACCCAGCCGGAGAGGGCTTTGTCGGCGTCGCGGGCGGCCTCGGCGTCGATTTCGAATTCGGACTTGTTGATATTGCGCTGAATGATTTTTAGCCCGTGCTGGTAGTCTTTGAATTGTTCTTCGCAGATGGTGCGGAGCGTCTTATCTGCAATACCTGCCAGTTCGATCAGGACATCAGTGGCCTCATCCGTGAATTTGAGGGTGATACCGTGTTCGCCTTCAAAGCCTTTGGCAAAAGACTCCAATTCAGCCTTCCAGACTTCGTCCATCAGGTGTTTGTTGGCCACGATGAGTTCGGTCAGTGTCTTGTCCGGTTCGGCCACAGTTTCAGTGGTGACTTCGAAGGACTTAATCGCGGTCGAAGGCAGTTCGAATTTGAAATTCCTAAAGATGCCTTCGAGAACGGTCATCAGACCACGGGCGCCGGTTTTTTCTTCGTGAGCGCGTCCGGCGATTTCCATAATTGCCTCAGGAGTGATATCAAATTGGATATCGTAACCTTTGAAGTCGGAACGGTATTGCCGGAGGAGTGAACCTTCGGAGGAGGTCAGTATCTTGGCGAGATCGTCCTTACTCAGTGACTCGCAGGAGACACGCACTGGCACACGCCCGATAAACTCGGGTTCGAAACCATACTTGATGAAATCCGGAGTTGCTGCCTGGGAAAGGTAACGGTTGTGGTCGTCGTCGCCGGTCGAAGGCGTACTGGCAAAGCCAATCGATGCCGCATCGACGCGCTTTTTCACCGATTCAGCCAGTTTGTCAAAAGCACCGCTGACAATAAAGAGGATGTGGCGTGTGTTGATTGTCTCTTTCTTTTTCTTACCGCCGCCCATCATGGCCTGCATCTGCCCCATGATGTCATTGGGAGCGAACAGGTTGACTTCGGTATCTTCCATCAGCTTGAGCAGGTTGATTTGGACGCCACGCCCGGAAACATCTTTGCCGCCGCTCTCAGCGCCTGCAATCTTGTCGATCTCATCGATATAAACGATGCCGTATTGAGCCAGCTCGATATTGCCGCCAGCGGATTTGACCAAATCGCGTACAAGGTCCTCGACATCGTTACCAACATAACCGGTTTCGGAAAACTTGGTGGCATCGGCTTTGACGAAGGGAACGCCAATCAGTTTGGCGATGTTTCGCATCAAATAAGTCTTACCAACCCCGGTCGGTCCAAGGAGCAGGATGTTCTGCTTGCTGTATTCCCGTTCCAGCATGGCAGGCTTCTCAAGGCAGCGACGCACGTGATTGTAGTGGTCGCAGATCGCAACGGACAGGACTTTCTTGGCTTCATCTTGGCGAATGACATAACGATTCAGATAATCACGGATGTCCTTGGGTTTTAGATTGAATTCGCGAATTCGGCGCAAGCGCTCTTCGTCATCGGCTTTTTGCTCTTCAGATACAGGCTCTTCCGGCTCCGCCTGTTGCATGCCAGGCATGGCAAAAGTAATCTTTGGAGAACCGGGCCCCTGACGGAACATGTTCTGCATTTGTTTCTGAAGGTCGTCTAAAGTGTTTTTGTCTTCGTCTTTTTCGCTCATTTTTAAAAATTTATTAAAGTGTTTGTGATTAAATGCAGGAAGGCAACAAGAGTAAGAAGGTCAACATTACAAATAGTTCCTAAATTTTTCATTATGAGGGAATTATTTAGTTTGACTTGCTCTTTTCTCATTCTGAATATTGCCGCTCAAATTCTCACTAAAGTCTCTCAACCGTAATATCATTTCACGAAGGTATTCAGCATGGCTGGAAATCTCACAAAGCGCGACATCGTCCTCGAAATCTACGAGAAGACGAACTTCCCACAAAAGGAAGTTCGGGAGACCGTGCAATTAACTCTTGATGCTATTGCGAAGGCGCTGGCGGAGGGGCGAAATGTTGAGCTGCGTAACTTTGGCGTATTTGAAGTGCAAGTGCGCAAAAGCCGAATCGGCAGAAATCCGAATAAACCGGAGACGGATGTGGTAATTCCAACCCGTGCTGTGATCAAGTTCAAAGCGGGTAAAGAGCTCAAGGCTGATATGAAGAGCCTGGATCTGAACAATATCCAGTAGTTGATTAATTCCTGGTAGAAGCTTCTTCTGTCTTCTCGCTTTTCACTCCCACTTTGTGGTTGCATTGCATTCTGCTGTGGATGGCATGTTGAGCCATGTTTCAAACTCTGCCAGGATTTCG
The Rubellicoccus peritrichatus DNA segment above includes these coding regions:
- a CDS encoding HU family DNA-binding protein; this encodes MAGNLTKRDIVLEIYEKTNFPQKEVRETVQLTLDAIAKALAEGRNVELRNFGVFEVQVRKSRIGRNPNKPETDVVIPTRAVIKFKAGKELKADMKSLDLNNIQ
- a CDS encoding AAA family ATPase codes for the protein MSEKDEDKNTLDDLQKQMQNMFRQGPGSPKITFAMPGMQQAEPEEPVSEEQKADDEERLRRIREFNLKPKDIRDYLNRYVIRQDEAKKVLSVAICDHYNHVRRCLEKPAMLEREYSKQNILLLGPTGVGKTYLMRNIAKLIGVPFVKADATKFSETGYVGNDVEDLVRDLVKSAGGNIELAQYGIVYIDEIDKIAGAESGGKDVSGRGVQINLLKLMEDTEVNLFAPNDIMGQMQAMMGGGKKKKETINTRHILFIVSGAFDKLAESVKKRVDAASIGFASTPSTGDDDHNRYLSQAATPDFIKYGFEPEFIGRVPVRVSCESLSKDDLAKILTSSEGSLLRQYRSDFKGYDIQFDITPEAIMEIAGRAHEEKTGARGLMTVLEGIFRNFKFELPSTAIKSFEVTTETVAEPDKTLTELIVANKHLMDEVWKAELESFAKGFEGEHGITLKFTDEATDVLIELAGIADKTLRTICEEQFKDYQHGLKIIQRNINKSEFEIDAEAARDADKALSGWVVASFKEAEEREAKETATPSPSETTEGEADKKEND
- the ubiE gene encoding bifunctional demethylmenaquinone methyltransferase/2-methoxy-6-polyprenyl-1,4-benzoquinol methylase UbiE, whose product is MPKGETINAMFSEVAPSYDRANHLLSGGVDYYWRHRLAKKVAKCAPKDVVDLATGSGDVAFVLSDHLDESVNITGMDFCQPMLDLAEEKKHSKPNYEKIPFRIGDCMDLPLEDESVDVITISFGVRNFEDRQRGLSEMQRALRPGGSAFILEFSQPYNWFKPFYYIYLKAILPVIARVICGKRDAYDYLANSIESFPSRKSLSEQILQAGFSRVEATPLTFGIVAIHQAIR
- a CDS encoding NAD(P)/FAD-dependent oxidoreductase, producing the protein MQSFDVAVVGSGHNGMISAAYLAQAGHSVAVFERRPIVGGAVCTQTDLIPGYRIDVGSSAHVMIHQTPVIKDLELDKFGLEYIEMDPWAFYPLPGGEESISFYRSVDKTCESIARISPKDAKAYREFVEAWGKLNKGVFEVFLKSPTPWNMVSTMFGRSLKGSDRMNMIRKLMGPYGQLVLETFEHEAVRTAIIWLAAQSGPPPSEAASGDFAGWHSMYHQSGMKRAKGGSGALTQALKKRIIADGGKVFEDAPVVKIMTDGSGRAKGVELESGERYEAKAVIAACHIKTTIENLLSDAKELPESTRTRCGQLRIGNGFGMIVRCAMSGLPEYPGQTVDERGVCPGHNGLQLLCPSREALDSAYGDYMRGEPPKKPIPLVMTFSSIDETLAPEGKHVMFVWGQYHAYELRNGENWDDIAEREADKLLAAVDEYAPGTSAKVLDRYIQTPLQIERIHGMHRGNVMHLEMSFDQMFCFRPMPELANYKVPEIKGLYLTGASTHPGGGVWGASGHNTAKLMLKERKQWS
- a CDS encoding VOC family protein, which produces MSEDPGKGPGFVGWNELMTPNLDESLEFYSKVFGWTFDDWPMPDGMTYKVAMVDNKPVAGIMPRTPDVPADAPPMWTAYINVEDCDATLTTAVEGGATVLYPATDMEGIGRFAVIQDPHGAVIAFIKYKPNC